The DNA segment GTAGAACAGGATGTTCTCGGAAATACCGGTGCCCTTCATCTGGTCACGGAACACGAACTGGTCACTGAACTTGACGATCGAGTAAGAGCCGTTGGGCTGCGGAGTGGCCTGAGTGACCTGACGTTTGACGGCACCACCGCGATAACGGGTGATGTGGTTCCAGATCACCTCGACGCCACTGGCGGGGATCGGAAACGGAATGGCGGTCTGGAAGTTCTCCAGACCGTTGCCGCCAGCGGTCAACTTCGCGTTGGTGGCATTGCGCTTGGCCGCAGCGGCGACTGAATCGGGCACCGTCGCGCCACGGTGGCCGGGGTAGACCACAATCTTGTAGCTCTGCGGATAGCGCTTGAACAGCGCGTACTGCCCCGGCGCGAGTTTTTCCTTGTACTGCTCGACATTGCTCGCGGTGATGGTGAACAGCGGCTTTTCACTGGCATAAGGGTTGGCCAGGAAACCCTTGCCATCGATGGCCCCGGCATTGGTCGGCATCGGGCTCCAGGCCGGGATGCTGTTGTCGGCATTACCGGCCTTTTCCCCGCCCAAGGGAGTCAGGCTGGTCCCCAGCTTGGCGGCTTCGGATTCCGATACCGCCGCCATTACCCCGGTCGCCAGCATCGACAGCCCCAGCACACTGGCTTGCAACAGACCTTTGGTCATTTTCATGTTCGTCGTCCTGAAATACCGATTCTTAGAAGTTCACACCAAAGCTCAGTGCCACAAAGTCGCGGTCGTCGACCGTGGTGTACTTGCCATCGAAGAAATTGGTGTAGGAAAGGCTTGCGGTGTAGGTGTTCTGGTATTCGGCATCCAGACCAAGGCTGACCGCCTTGCGACCTTCCTCGAAGTTGCCGCCAGGACCTGGCGAGTAGCCTTTGACGTCATGCGACCAGGCAACGCTGGGCCTGAGGTTGACCCCGGCGAAGACGTTGTTGTAGTCCCAGATCGCCCGGGCGCGGTAGCCCCACGAGTTGCTGGTCGTGAAGCCGTCGTTCTCGCAGTAACGGCTCAGGTTGTTTTGCGCAGCACCAGTCAGAGTACCCGAGTTGAGAATGCCGCACTGACCGCGTGGCAGCGGACCAGGCCCGTACACCGGGTCGCGGCCATAACGGATTTTCGAGGTGCTCTCCAGCCCGCCGACGTGGGTCCAGCCCACCTCGCCCACCACGGTCAGACGCTCGGCGCCCATTACCTGGTCGAAGAAGTGCGTGAAGGTGGTCTGCAGCTGGGTGATTTCCTTGCGCCGGTAACCCGGCTGGTCGGTGTTGGGCCGACCGGTCAGCACTGACACATCAGGGTTGAGCGGCGACAGCCCGGAATACAGGATGTCAGTGGTGTTGATCTGCACCGGCGCGTTGGGCCGGTAGCTGATTTCACCGCTCCACGCCGTGCCGGTAGGCAACGAGGTCGAGAAGCTCAAGCCATACAGGCGGATGTCTTCGGGGTACTCGACGTAGTAGCTGGAGTTGCCCGCCACCACCACAGGCAGCAGGGTCGGAGCCAGCGCCGTGGCGGTGGCCAGCGGAATACCGTTGCCCACCAGCGAGCCGACCAGGCCGGAGGCGCTGAAGGATGACGGCGCACCACCGCGACCGCTGAAGATCGGCGCACGGCTGTGGTAGTTCATCATGTAGGCACCGAACTCGGTGTTCAGTGGCTCGAAGTTGTAACGCACGGCAAAGCCGAACTGGCCGCTGTCGCGGGCATCGCGATCCGGACCGCGCCGCACGATGGCGCCTTCGTCGGGCGATCCGAACAGCACGCCCTGCTGGGCCAACGAGTTGAATATCGCGCCGCGGGCTGCTGCTGGCAGGCCCGATGCGGCCAGCCCGGCGTTCAGGCCATTACGGCTACGCAGCACTGCCAGGTTATTGTTACAGCCGTCGGCGATCACATCCGGCTGAGAGAAGAAGGTACCGCAGTTATCCACTACGGTCTGGTCCCACTCCAGCTGATAGAAGCCCTCGACGGACAGATTCTGGGTAATGCCCTGCGACAGGTAGAACATGTTGACCGGAATCAGGCCTTCCTTGACCTCGGAACCGGGCCGGCGGAACGCCGAAACGTCGATCGGGTTCACGCTGTTGATGCCGCCACCAATGAAGGTACTTTCACCCCAGCTGACCACCTGCTTACCGAACCGCACCGTGCCAGGCTCATCGCCAATCGAGTAACGGTGGTAGATAAAGGCATCGAGCAACTGTGCGCCAGACGACTTGGCGCCTTCCTTGCGGTTGGAGTCGCTGATGTCCTTGAACTCGCGGCCTTCGTCCTTGAGCTCAAAGTCATACCAGTACTTGCCACGCACGAAGACCCCGGTGTCCCCGTATTTCAGCTCCAGGTCGTGGATACCTTTGAAGACCTTGGAAAAGGTCTCGCCGCGCTTGAAGTTCAGGTGGCCGTCGTCGGAAGTCTGGGACAGGCCACGCCCGCCGTTATTGGCACCGATCAGGTTCTTGTTGGGGCTGGCGGTCGACCAGCTTGCCCCCACCGAAAGCGAGGAGTCGAAGCTGCCTTCGATTTCGCCAATATTGAAACTGACACCGAACGCGGGGCCAGCGAGCGTAGAGGCGAGGCTGACCGCCAAAGGCAGTCTGGCCCTGCGCCAGAACGGGGTTGCTGTAGTCATCAACGCTACTCCATGTGCTTTTATTTTTATGGCAAGAGGGACTTCGAAAACGACTCGGTGCTCCAGACATATCCGAGTGGCAGCGCGTAGGTCTGGCGTGGGCTCCACCACGCCGTTGCGCTTTGATGCCAGATCCCCTGTGCCGACTATAGCCAGCCGTCTGTAATGCTTGATCACTCTAAAGTGTGATTTAGGGCATCAGACTCTCTGGCCCGCCCATTCCCGCCCGACAGCGTGACAGGCTTCGGGGAGAATGGCTGGTTTTGGCAATTTGGCAAGCCACGCGTGTGGCTGGCCAGACAGAATGCCTGCCGCCCTTGATACAGACGACAGGCATTCGACCTCAGAGTGTAGACAGCAAAACGCTATTACTGCTTTGCCATTCGACGATATCCAGACGCATACGTTTTTTGTCGAGTTTGCCAACGCTGGTCTTGGGGATTTCCGGCACCACGGCAATCTGCTGCGGAATCGCCCATTTGTTGATATGCCCCTGCTCAACGAACGGCGTAAGGTGCGCCTTGAGCAGCGCGGCATCGATAGGCTGCCCTTCATGGGCAACGATCAGGGCAAACGGACGCTCGCCCCATTGCGGGTCAGGAATGCCGACCACCGCCACTTCACGCACGGCGGCATGGCGACTGCAAAGGTCTTCAAGGGCCAGGGATGACAACCATTCGCCGCCGGTCTTGATCACATCCTTGATCCGGTCACGAATATCGATGAAGCCAAAGCCGTCGAGGGTGGCGACATCGCCGGTGTGCAACCACCCGCCGGCCCACAGCTCAAGGCCCTTTTCCGGCTCACGGAAGTAATTCTCAGTCAGCCAAGGTGCGCGTAGCACCAGTTCACCTTGGGTCTGGCCATCAGCCGGCAGGAAATTGCCCTGTTCGTCGACGATCGCGGCCTCCACCAGCATGCCCGGCACACCGGCCTTGATCCGGAAGCGGATCTGCTCGTCATCACTGCTGGCCAGCAGCTCTTCGTTCAAATGCGCCACGGAAATCAGCGGCCCGGTTTCCGACATGCCATAGGCGGCGGTCAGTTGTATGCCCTTGGCCTTGGCTGCCTGATACAGGCTACGGTTCAGCGAGCTGCCGCCGATGATGATCTTCCAGCCGCCAAAGTCCTTGTCCTTGGCCGACTTGGCATTGAGCAACATCTGCAGGATGGTCGGCACACAGTGTGAGAAGGTGACTTTCTCGGTTTCCCACAGCCGGACCAGAAACTCAGGGTCGTAACGTCCGGGATAGACCTGTTTGACCCCGAGCATGGTCGCGGCATAGGGCACGCCCCAGGCGTGCACATGGAACATCGGGGTGATGGGCATGTACACATCATTGGTGCCCAGCAGCCGCACACTGTCGATACTGCCCATGATCGCTGCCACGCCCATGGTGTGCAGCACCAGTTGCCGGTGGGTGAAATACACGCCCTTGGGGTTACCGGTGGTGCCGGTGGTGTAGAAGGTGGTGGCCACCGAATGCTCGTCGAAATCCGGGAAGTCGTACTCCGGGCTGGCCGCTGCCAGCAACGCTTCGTACTCGCCGATCAGGCCTGGCAGCTCGACGGGCTGATCCGGCGTGTCGGTCAGCAACAGGGTCTTCTCCACCGTGGTCAGATGCCCGGCAATCCCTTGATACAAGGCGGCGAATTCGCTGTTGACCAGCACGAGCCGGTCATCGGCGTGATTCATGGTGTAGACAATTTGCTCCGCGGACAGACGCACGTTGATGGTATGCACCACCGCGCCGATCATCGGGATGGCGAACATGCACTCAAGATAACGATGGCTGTCCCAATCCATGACTGCCACGGTGTCGCCGGCCTTGACGCCGGCCTCGGTCAAGACATTGGCCAGGCGGCGCACGCGCTCATTGAGGGTCGGATAGGTGTAGCGGACCAGGTCGCGGTATACGATCTCGCGGGTTCTTTCATAGCGAGTGCCGGAAAGCAGCAGGCTTTTGATCAACAGAGGATATCGATAGGCGCCTTCAGCGGGCGCCAGAACGCGAGTCTGCAACATAAGAGTCCCTTTCCAGAGTTCACAGGCGAAGATCCAATATGGACGCTAGAGCGCTTGCTCGCCAGTGTGCATCAGTCAAAGGGACGATTTATCGACCAATACCCGTCATTGGCTCTGGGTGAACGCCAGCTTGACCCCAAGGGCCACGAGTACGCCCCCCATCGCACGATCAAACCAGTGCCCCATGCGCGCAAAGCCAGCGCGCACCCGCGCCTGGCTGAACAGTCGCGCGACCATGACGAACCAGGCCGCGGTAGCAATCGCCAGATACACGCCGTAACCGCCCTGCACCGGCAGCGGCGTGTGCGGATCGATGACCACGGTGAACAGCGACAGGAAAAACAGCGTGGCCTTGGGGTTGAGGCCGTTGGTGACAAAGCCGCTGACGAAGGCGCCGCGTGCCGAACGTTGCACGGCACCGGCCGCCAATGGCTCGGCCGAGGCACTGGCCGGTCTGGCGCGCAAGGCCCTGATGCCGATGTACAGCAGGTAGGCCGCCGCCGCCCATTTCAGGGCATTGAACAGCACGATCGACTGAGACACGATGATGCCGATGCCCAGCAACGAATAGCCCACGTGGAGGAAAATCGCCGAACCGACGCCCAACGCGGCCCAGGTTCCAGCCTTGCGTCCATGGGCCACGCTCTCGCGCACCACGACGGCGAAATCCGGACCGGGACTGGCAACCGCCAGCAGATGAATCAGGGCAACGGTGAGAAACTCGGTCCAGTACATGCAGCGCTCCAACGAACAAAACCGCCAGCGCCAGGCGCAGCGTGTGATAGAAAAGATTGGTAACACTACAACCCTCAACCCCGACACGGAAGGTACAGCTGATGAGTAATAACGGCAGAGCAGTTTTTCTCGACCACACTTCACTGGATCTGGGCGATCTGGACCTTGGTATCCTGCGCGACAGCTTTGCCGATCTGATCCTGCACGCCAGCACCACCCCTGACCAGGTGATCGAACGCCTGCAAGATGCACAGGTGGCGATTACCAATAAAGTGTTGATCGACGCAAAAACCTTTGCCGCCTGCCCACAGCTCAAACTGGTCCTGGTCGCCGCCACCGGCACCAACAACGTCGACCTGGCAGCGGCCCGTGAACACGGGGTGAGCGTATGCAACTGCCAAGGCTACGGCACGCCATCGGTGGCGCAGCACACCCTGCTGTTGCTGCTCGCTCTGGCGACACGTCTGCCGGATTACCAGAACGCTGTACAGCAAGGGGCGTGGCAGCAATCTTCGCAGTTCTGCCTGCTGGATTTCCCGATCGTCGAACTGCAAGGCAAGACCCTCGGCCTGCTGGGCCACGGCGAACTGGGCGGTGCGGTGGCGCGCCTGGCCGAAGCCTTCGGCATGCGGGTACTGAGCGGCCAGTTGCCCGGCAGGCCGGCCCGTGCCGACCGCCTGCCATTGCATGAGCTGCTGCCGCAGGTCGATGCTTTGACCCTGCACTGCCCGCTCAACGAGCACACCCGGCATATGCTCGGCGCCCACGAACTGGGCCTGCTCAAGCCTCATGCACTGGTGGTCAACACGGCACGTGGCGGGCTGATTGATGAACAGGCGCTGGCCGATGCCTTGCGTAATGGCCACCTGGGCGGTGCGGCCACTGACGTGCTCAGTGTCGAGCCGCCGGTCAATGGCAACCCGTTGCTGGCGGGCGACATTCCGCGCCTGATCATCACCCCGCACAGCGCCTGGGGCGCCCGCGAAGCGCGGCAACGGATCGTTGAACAGATCGCCGAAAATGCCCGCGGGTTCTTTACTGGTGCACCGCTGCGGGTTGTCGCGTAGGACGTTGGCTTATCGGCGATGCTCTTTCGAGCGATGGAAAATCCCTGATCGAGTTGTCTGAACTGCAGGTTTCGCCCTGCTGGGCGATCCGATTTTGTCTTGGCAGAACCGGGGAAAACCGCTTGCTCCTGGTTTGGGTCTGCCCTGCGGGCAGACGTCCCTCCGTCCGGCGCCGATTCGGGGGCCGGCGCGATGGGGGTCCTGCCCAGCGCACCTGAAACCAGCTTCCCTGCTGGTTTCTCCCCCAAATCGACGCCTACCCTCGGCCAGCACCCAAGTCGCGATTTGCGTCGTCTGTGCCATCTCGGCTCGAAGATCAAGATCAACGGCAACGGCAACGGCAACGGCACTTGCAGCTTATGGCTTGAAGCTTGCGGCTAGCGCCTGCGGCGCTGTTAAACTGCGCCCTTTTTTCAGGAGTCAGGACATGGACCCGCGCAGTGAGGTGATTCTTCGCCAGGCCGAGTTGTTTCAGGGCAATCTGCTGCTGGCCGGGCTGCCGGCCGACGACTTGCTCGGCAAACTGCCGAATGCGCAGGGCTGGTGCTGGCATGCCGGTGACATGGCCGCGCTGGAGGGTCGCTTTGCCGGGCGCCTGCATTTCGGAGTCGAGCCGCCGGCAGCGGACTTCGATGCCGCCGTGGTGTTTCTGCCCAAGGCCCGGGACCTCAGCGACTACCTGCTCAACGCCCTGGCAGCACGCCTGAGCGGCAAGGATCTGTTCCTGATCGGCGAAAAACGCGGCGGGATCGAAGCGGCTGCCAAACAACTGCACCCACTGGGCAAACCGCGCAAGCTCGACAGTGCACGTCATTGCCAGCTCTGGCAGGTGACCGTTGAACATGCACCACAAGCCAAACCGCTGAACAGCCTGGCGAAGACCTTTGAAGTCGCTCTGGAGGACGGCGTGCTGAACGTTGTCAGCCTGCCGGGCGTATTCAGCCATGGCCGACTCGACCGCGGCAGCGCACTGCTGCTCAAGCATCTGGCTAACCTGCCAGAGGGCTCGTTGCTGGACTTCGGCTGTGGCGCAGGCGTGCTCGGCGCTGCGGTCAAACGTCGCAACCCGGCCCTTGAAGTGGTCATGCTGGATGTCGACGCGTTTGCCACTGCCAGCTCCGCGCTGACCCTTGCCGCCAATGGCCTGCAGGCACAAATCATCACTGGCGACGGTATCGATGCCGCCCCGGACGGGCTCGATACTATCCTCAGTAACCCGCCGTTCCATACCGGCGTGCATACCGACTATAAAGCCTCGGAAAACTTGCTGAAAAAAGCCCGGTTACATCTGCGAAAAGGCGGTGAACTTCGGTTGGTCGCCAATAGTTTCCTGCGCTACCAACCTCTGATCGAGGAGCATGTCGGCGCCTGTGAAACCCTGGCCGAGGGCGATGGTTTTCGGATTTATCGCGCCAGACGCAACTGAAAATAAGCGCTTGCCCAAACCGTGCGAGCTAGGCAGAATCCGCTCCGTCCTAGGGGAGTAGTCTCCCGCGAGCCACCGGCTCGTCCGGCATGCATCAACATACTTGGCCCGCAGGCCATGGTGCGTGCGACCCGCAATCCGCGTCAGACGGAGCAGGGTTTGACAAGACCTATGACACGCACAACCTTACCCAGGGCGGGGAGGCTGTACGTGTCATTAGCCGTGTCGACCCGCCCTTGGAAACCTGATGCTGGAATCTCTTCTTATCCCCACCGCCATCGTGGCTCTCGCCGAAATAGGCGACAAAACGCAACTGTTGGCGCTGATCCTTGCCGCACGATTTCGCAAACCCTGGCCGATCATTGCCGGTATCGTCGCTGCGACCCTTGCCAACCATGCCGCAGCAGGTGCCGTAGGCGCCTGGGTCGGGCAGTTTTTCTCGGATGTCGTACTGCACTGGATCCTGGCTGCCAGCTTTGCCGCCACGGCGCTGTGGACCCTGGTACCAGACAAACTGGACGATGACGAAACCAGTACCGCGCGCAAGTTCGGCCCGTTCATGACCACCCTGATTGCCTTCTTCATCGCCGAAATCGGCGACAAGACCCAAATCGCCACGGTGATGCTCGCGGCCCAGTACAGCTACCTGTGGCTGGTGATTCTGGGCACCACCCTCGGCATGTTGATCGCCAACGTGCCGGTGGTGCTGGCCGGTAATTTCGCCGCCGAGAAACTGCCCCTGACCCTGATTCGTCGCCTGGCAGCCAGCGCCTTTCTGGTCATGGCGCTGGTTGCGGTGTACAAGGCGATGCAGATCAGCGGCTGGCTGTAGTACTCAGGACTTCTTCGCTTGCTCATAAAGCGGCATGACCTTGGGAATTGCCGCCTGCAGCGAGGCAATGCGGTTCTGCGAGGCCGGGTGGGTACTCATGAATTCCGGCGTCGAACCGCCGGCCTTCTGGGTCATTTTCTGCCACAGCGTGATCGCCGCGTTGGGGTTGTAACCGGCGCGGGCCGACAATTCCAGGCCCAACAGGTCGGCTTCATTTTCGTTGCTGCGGCTGTTGGGCAGGGTCAGGCTGTAATTGACCACGGTATCGGCCAGCGCCAGGCTGTCCTGGCCCAACCCCAGCAACGCGCCAGCGCCCTGTTTGGCCATCGCCACACCATAGGCCTTGGACATCGCCTCGCGGCCATGTTCACGCAGGGCATGGGCGATTTCATGGCCCATAACGGCTGCGATCTCATCGTCAGTGAGGTTAAGGTTCTCGATCAGCCCGGTATAGAAAATGATCTTGCCGCCCGGTCCGCAGTTGGCATTGAGTTCGTCGCTTTTGATCAGATTCACTTCCCACTGCCACTGCGCCGAATCGGCACGCAACTTCGGCGCCTGGGCGATCAGCCGGTCAGCGATGGCATGCACGCGCTTGGCATTGCTGCTGGTGGTATCCAGCACGCCCTTGCTTGAGGCCTCACCGACCGTCTGCTGATAAGACTGGGCATACATGTTGTTGACCTCTTCGGTCGACAGCATGCTGAACATGTACTGCTTGCGCTCTACCCCTACCGAGTCACCGGTGGTGGTGTTAACTGCCTGGCAGCCGCCCAGCAGTACGGCAGCGCCAACGGCGCAAATGGCAAAAGACTGACGCATCACGTAACTCTCCTTACAGGCTTGGCGGTCATCCTAGGCCGTACAGAGCTTGTGCGCCAGCGCTCCGCCAATCGCCCCTTGGTCCGCAAAAAACGCCCGATAGTTCCCTGGCCTGTAACAGACTTGCTGGATCATGCTGCCAGGGTTCGTCGTCGGCCAGGCTTCATGATTTTCCGGCAGCGGGCGATAGTACTAAGAGGGTGTTTACAAAATAGGCGAACGCCGTATTGCCGAGTGCAGCCATTTTGTGGACACCCGCTAAAGAACGGGGCTGTTCGGTCTGGAGTTGCCATGAAGCGCAAGTCGATCCGGTTTTCCATCGCGTCACTGACAGGCACACTGACGCTAGGCATAGCGGCGTTGCCCGGTAGCAGCCTGGTCGGGCTGCTGCCCGGTGTGGCAGGGTTGCTGCTGATCTGGCTGGCCGCCAGCAGGGTCGCGCGCCGCCCACAGCAACAAGCCGACCGCCATGAGGGCATCGCTGATGCCATGAACCTGATACAGCGCCTGCCACACACAGACGTCAATGCTGACGCCCTTCGCCCCCGGATGCGCAACCTTGCCGACCAGGCCAACCTGCTGGCCCTCAACAGCGCCATCCACGCCGCAACGCGGCAGGTACAAGGCCGGGATGTTACCCAAACGCCCGGCCGCACGCGCCCGGTGGTGCCGCGTCAGGACGACACCGACCCGATCCGCCTGGCAGAGCAGCAACGGCGGTTGATCAATCAGTTCAAGGTCTGAAAGCTAGAGAGGCGTGAGGCACTGCGGCCCATTCAGAGCCGGATCATTGATCAGGTTGGCCAGCGGCCGCTCGCGCAGTTGCGTCTGCCGCGCAGCCAGCAAGCCTTGCAAGACGTGCTCCGGGGTCTTCGGGTCTAGCCAGGCGCGCTGGCCGTCTTCGTCGAGTATCAGCGGCCGGCGCTGATCCATGGCCGGCTGAGTGACCACCGCAACGCTCAGCCACTCCTGCTCCTGCACCGGGTAGCGTTCCCAGATGGCCGCGAAAAACAGCGAAGAGCCTTCGGCGGGCGTCAGCCAGAAGGGCTGCTTGCGGGCATTGCCGCGCCATTCATAGAAGCCGTTGGCCGGCAGCAGGCAGCGCCGCTGAGAAAACGCCTCACGAAACATCGGCTGCTCGGCCACGGTTTCGGCGCGGGCATGGGCCGGGGTGCGGCTCAAATCGGTCAGCCAGGCCGGCGTCAGCCCCCAGCGCGCGCGCGCCAGGGTAGGAGCGCCCTGTTCATCGGCACGCAGCATCAAGACCCATTGCGTCGGGGAGATGTTCCACTGTGGCTGCTGATCGGATGGAAACCCCGGTATGGCGGCAAAGTCACGATTCCAGCGAAACAGGGCATAGCGTCCACACATAGTTCAGCACACCAGTACATCAGGAAAACTGTCGGGCTCGTCAGCGTCGACAGGCAAGGCGGCATTGTACGCATTGATCAGCTGCAGTGCCTGTTGCACCTGTTCATCGCAGACCACAATGCCCAGCAGGCCGCTGACCGGCAGATGCCCTGCCCCACCGAGCAGGTCACGGCCGGTCATATGCGCCTCGATGCCCTCGCTGGCCAGCATCGCCAATAGCAGCTCCCCTTCCAGCAAATGCTCAGGTTCGTAGATTCGCTGCATCATTCATTCTCGCTGCGCACATCCAGACTCCAGTGCTCACCATCAGTGCGCAGGTCGAAAACAATCGGCCGACAGCACACCTGGCAATCTTCTATGTACTGCTGATCACCACCAGAAAGATCCAGCAGCGTCTCGACCGGCTCGCCACAATAGGGGCAGTCATAACTCTGTAATTCCTGCATCAGGTCTGCTCCGTAAGATTTGCGTATAATCAGCGTCCGTTCGAAGGCTGATCCTTTTTTGAATCCGGATTTTGCTATCTGTTTATTTCAGACCAGCCTTTTCATACCTGTATCCGTTCCCACCCCCTACAAGAGAGCATGATGGGCGAATTTGATGCCATCCGACCTTATGACGACGCCGAGGTGCCTGCTGTACTGGCGCGTCTGCTTAGCGACAAGGCCTTCCTCGCGACCCTGACCAAGTTCCGCTTTCCGCGCCTGGCCAACACCTTCGGCTGGTTCCTGCAACCGGCCCTGGCCCGCAAACTGCGCAAGGAGTTCGCCGGCATCAATTCGGTGGCGACCCTGCAGGACAAGATCGAGGTGTACGTCGATCACACCATCGAGCGCGCCACCGACGGCGTGACCTACGCCGGCGTTGAACAGCTCAAGTCCGGCAGTGCCTATCTGTTTTTGGCCAACCACCGCGACATCGTGATGGACCCGGCCTTCGTCAACTATGCGGTGTATCACGCCGGCCTGCCCACGCCGCGCATCGCCATTGGCGACAACCTGCTGCAAAAGCCGTTCGTCAGCGACCTGATGCGCCTGAACAAAAGCTTCATCGTGCACCGCTCGATCAGCGGCCGCCGCGAAAAGATGGCTGCCTACCAGTTGCTGTCGGCCTATATCAACCATTCGATCACTCACGATACCCAGTCAATCTGGATCGCGCAGGCCGAAGGGCGGGCCAAGGACGGCGACGACCGTACCGAGTCGGCAATCCTCAAGATGTTCCACATGAGCCGCAAGGACGAGCCGTTCGGTGAGGTGATTCGCTCCTTGAATCTTAGCCCGGTATCGATCAGTTACGAGTACGACCCGTGCGACCAGGCCAAGGCCCGTGAGCTGTACATCCGTGCCACCACTGGCAGCTACGCCAAGACCCCGGGCGAAGACGACATCAGCATTGCCCTGGGCATTACCGGCTACAAAGGCCGGGTGCATGTGAACTTCGCGCCGCCGATCAGCGACCAGTTCGAAGACACCAAACAACTGGCCGCAGAAATCGACCGGCAGATTCTTACCGGTTACCGGCTGTTCCCGGTGCATTACCTGGCTTGGGCGCAGTGGAGCGAGCGCGACGCAAGCCTCAGCGTGCCGCAGGCTCATGAGCTGTTTGGCGCCGAAGAACTGGCCAAGGCCAAAGCTGAGTGGGAAACGCGCCTGGCAGGCTGCCCTGCCGAGCATCGCCCGTATCTGATCCAGCAATATGCGACTCCGGTGCGCAATCAGTACCGGATCAAGGCCGGTCTGGCCCTGCCTTGAGGCTCAATGGCAGCCGCCCGGAGGCTGCCATTTTCTGCTCCGCTGTCACCGGCTTGTCATCCAGCCACGCCATTGTATGGCCCTTCAAAACGGAGCCTGGCACTTGCCAGGCATTTTGCAGGGAACGCCCGTACATTCTGGAGTCGACATGCTGCACGCCAACAATCAGGACCGTCTCTACCTCATCGCCCAAAGCGATGAGCAGCAGGAGCTTATCGACGGCCTGGCCTTCAATGTCCACGACCGCCGCTGGCTGGTCTATTGCGCTCTGGGCGGTCATCAACATCACGACCTGCCTGAGCAAGACCCGGACACCGGCCTGAGCTTTCTGGATTTTTCCGTGGCCACCGCAGCGGCGGTGAATCACTGATCAACGCAGCCAAAACGAAAAAGCCCGGCCTCTGATCGAGAGCCGGGCTTTTTTACATCTGCAGCACGGTTACTGAGACAGCGTGCTACCGATGGTCGGGTCCTGGAACACCCGGGTCAGGGCATCGCTCAACACATCGCCAACCAGCTTGGTGTTGGTTTCCTGGTTCGGCGCCATGCCAAAACGCTGGTCCAGCGACGCTGCATAACGGCCGTTGTAGCTGCGGCCGTTGTTGCGCACGTCAGCGCGGAACGTCGAGCTGATGGTCGCCTCGGTTACATACATGCCTTCTTTGGGCGACTGGTAACGCAGGTCGGCCAGGGTCACGGTCAGTTGCGGGGCGTTACCGCCCTGGGTCGGAGTGAAGCCCAGCAGGCGGACGGCGGCTTCGGCCTGGGCCTGCAGTTTAGGCAGCAGGTCGGCGCCATTGACGGTGATCGAACTGGTTTCAGGGTACATGCCGCCGCGCGTGCCCAGAGTCTGGCTCTGACGACCATCCACCACCCGTACCACGACCGGCTGGCCATGCCCCACCGGCGCCAGTTGCGCGGTGATACGCGGCTGCGGGCTCAGTTGTTGCGGGCTGTGGG comes from the Pseudomonas sp. StFLB209 genome and includes:
- a CDS encoding TMEM165/GDT1 family protein; translation: MLESLLIPTAIVALAEIGDKTQLLALILAARFRKPWPIIAGIVAATLANHAAAGAVGAWVGQFFSDVVLHWILAASFAATALWTLVPDKLDDDETSTARKFGPFMTTLIAFFIAEIGDKTQIATVMLAAQYSYLWLVILGTTLGMLIANVPVVLAGNFAAEKLPLTLIRRLAASAFLVMALVAVYKAMQISGWL
- a CDS encoding M48 family metallopeptidase, with protein sequence MRQSFAICAVGAAVLLGGCQAVNTTTGDSVGVERKQYMFSMLSTEEVNNMYAQSYQQTVGEASSKGVLDTTSSNAKRVHAIADRLIAQAPKLRADSAQWQWEVNLIKSDELNANCGPGGKIIFYTGLIENLNLTDDEIAAVMGHEIAHALREHGREAMSKAYGVAMAKQGAGALLGLGQDSLALADTVVNYSLTLPNSRSNENEADLLGLELSARAGYNPNAAITLWQKMTQKAGGSTPEFMSTHPASQNRIASLQAAIPKVMPLYEQAKKS
- a CDS encoding methyl-accepting chemotaxis protein produces the protein MKRKSIRFSIASLTGTLTLGIAALPGSSLVGLLPGVAGLLLIWLAASRVARRPQQQADRHEGIADAMNLIQRLPHTDVNADALRPRMRNLADQANLLALNSAIHAATRQVQGRDVTQTPGRTRPVVPRQDDTDPIRLAEQQRRLINQFKV
- a CDS encoding SOS response-associated peptidase: MCGRYALFRWNRDFAAIPGFPSDQQPQWNISPTQWVLMLRADEQGAPTLARARWGLTPAWLTDLSRTPAHARAETVAEQPMFREAFSQRRCLLPANGFYEWRGNARKQPFWLTPAEGSSLFFAAIWERYPVQEQEWLSVAVVTQPAMDQRRPLILDEDGQRAWLDPKTPEHVLQGLLAARQTQLRERPLANLINDPALNGPQCLTPL
- a CDS encoding putative signal transducing protein; the encoded protein is MQRIYEPEHLLEGELLLAMLASEGIEAHMTGRDLLGGAGHLPVSGLLGIVVCDEQVQQALQLINAYNAALPVDADEPDSFPDVLVC
- a CDS encoding CPXCG motif-containing cysteine-rich protein, yielding MQELQSYDCPYCGEPVETLLDLSGGDQQYIEDCQVCCRPIVFDLRTDGEHWSLDVRSENE
- a CDS encoding 1-acyl-sn-glycerol-3-phosphate acyltransferase, producing MMGEFDAIRPYDDAEVPAVLARLLSDKAFLATLTKFRFPRLANTFGWFLQPALARKLRKEFAGINSVATLQDKIEVYVDHTIERATDGVTYAGVEQLKSGSAYLFLANHRDIVMDPAFVNYAVYHAGLPTPRIAIGDNLLQKPFVSDLMRLNKSFIVHRSISGRREKMAAYQLLSAYINHSITHDTQSIWIAQAEGRAKDGDDRTESAILKMFHMSRKDEPFGEVIRSLNLSPVSISYEYDPCDQAKARELYIRATTGSYAKTPGEDDISIALGITGYKGRVHVNFAPPISDQFEDTKQLAAEIDRQILTGYRLFPVHYLAWAQWSERDASLSVPQAHELFGAEELAKAKAEWETRLAGCPAEHRPYLIQQYATPVRNQYRIKAGLALP
- a CDS encoding YajG family lipoprotein translates to MLRRVLFGLLAVSSLTLVGCAHSPQQLSPQPRITAQLAPVGHGQPVVVRVVDGRQSQTLGTRGGMYPETSSITVNGADLLPKLQAQAEAAVRLLGFTPTQGGNAPQLTVTLADLRYQSPKEGMYVTEATISSTFRADVRNNGRSYNGRYAASLDQRFGMAPNQETNTKLVGDVLSDALTRVFQDPTIGSTLSQ